A stretch of the Neofelis nebulosa isolate mNeoNeb1 chromosome 1, mNeoNeb1.pri, whole genome shotgun sequence genome encodes the following:
- the LOC131487881 gene encoding DNA-directed RNA polymerases I and III subunit RPAC2, with translation MEEDQELERKISGLKTSMAEGERKTALEMVQAAGTDRHCVTFVLHEEDHTLGNSLRYMIMKNPEVEFCGYTTTHPSESKINLRIQTRGTLPAVEPFQRGLNELMNVCQHVLDKFEASIKEYKDQKASRKESTF, from the exons ATGGAAGAAGACCAGGAGTTGGAGAG AAAAATATCTGGATTGAAGACCTCAATGGCTGAAGGCGAGAGGAAGACAGCCCTGGAAATGGTCCAGGCAGCTGGAACAGATAGACACTGTGTGACATTTGTATTGCACGAGGAGGACCATACCCTAGGAAATTCTCTTCGTTACATGATCATGAAGAACCCGGAAGTGGAATTTTGTGGTTACACTACAACCCATCCTTCAGAGAGCAAAATTAATTTACGCATTCAGACTCGAGGTACTCTTCCAGCTGTGGAGCCATTTCAGAGAGGCTTGAATGAGCTCATGAATGTCTGCCAGCATGTGCTTGACAAGTTTGAGGCCAGCATAAAGGAATATAAGGATCAAAAAGCAAGCAGAAAGGAGTCCACATTCTAG